A window of Amaranthus tricolor cultivar Red isolate AtriRed21 chromosome 8, ASM2621246v1, whole genome shotgun sequence genomic DNA:
TTCGCAAAATGAGCCTGAGACGCTACTATCAATGGAGAAGACCAAAGAAGAGCTGATAGAAGGCACCAGACGAAAATCTATCCTCCCAGATTGGTTCCCTCCAACCGAACTGAATCTGGGTAGCAAGGTGAGCAATTTGGCTATGAACTCCTCTAATTTCAATACTAATGACGTTACTTTAGAAGAGAATTCTGGAGATACTGTACTGCCAAAGAGTAACAGGCCTTTAATTGAAATGACTAAGGATGAAATGTGAAAGAAATTGAATATTGGAGATTATCTGTAGTAGCTTGTGTTATAGGAAGAAACCCTAACATTGGCTTGATGGATGGATATGCTAGAAGAATGTGGGGGTTCAATAATGTTGACAAGGTGATACCGGTAAAATACGGGGTATTTCTCATACGTTTTCTCAACAAGGAAGCAAGAGACAGAGCCTTAGAGATGACGAACTTATTACTGGATAGCTTCCCAATTTTTATCAGGCAATGGGAAGAGGGAATAAACCTTGAAGCCTTGACATTTGACAAAGTCCCCATTTGGGTTCGAACCTATGAATTACCGTTAAAATATTGGGGTAGCTTAAACAAACTAATGTATGCAATTGGTGATCCGATCAAGGCTGACAATGCTACGGCTAAAAGGAACCGAATCCAGTATGCAAGATATTTGGTTAAGATGAACATTAACGAGGAATTTTCGGAATCCTTAATGTTCAAGAATGAAGATGGGATGATTGTACAATACCCAATCGAATATGAGCGGAGACCGATTAAATGCACCTCTTGTAATACCATGGGCCATGAAACTCAGAAATGCTCACAACATGCTCACTTGAAAGAGTACAACAAAGTTAAGAAGGTATGGAGACCAAAGCAAACTACCGCACCTCATAGTAGTTCAAGGAAAGAAATCATTGCTGCCCAACCAGCAGCTCAGGTCATAGAAGGCAGTGAGCAAGGGGGTCAAGACCAAGACCTGAGCAAGATAGGAAACCATCAGCTGCAAGAAGACACAAACGATGACAAACAGGGGACTGATTTGAGGGACAGCCACCAGGCAGCAGATCAAGTACAAAGGGGAAAGGAGGATGCATCTCCTCAGATGCCAAATGAACAAAATACACCGTTCATTACGGTGAGAAGAAGGCAGAGAAGCAGCGTGAAATATGCTCAGCTAGAACAAACGATGTCCACAAGTAACAACTTTGAAACTTTAAGTGGTACAAATGACAATGGATCAAATGAAGAGGGAAGGAATGGAAAAAACCATGATGAGAAGGGAAATGACAACCATGACTTAGATGGACAACATCGTAGCATGGAATGTTAGAGGGCTCAACAGGCCCAAAAAGCAGAGAGAAGTGGCCAACTTTCTGCTTAATCACTAGGGTGGGCTGGTTGGTATCctagaaaacaaaattaaacccAAAGGCTTTGCAAATATGTACATGAATATGTTTCAGGGATAGTGTATTTCATCAAACATCAAATCCCATAAAGGGGGTCGGATCATTGTGGCGTGGATTGACTCCCACTTCACTGTTGACATAATTTTTACCTTGCTTCAATTAATCCACTTTAGAGCAAAAAACTTCACTCACAAAATGGAGTTCTTTTGCACCTTCGTGTATGCCTTCAATGATGCAACGGAGAGAAAATAGCTGTGGAATGAACTTAGAACAATTTATGAGACAATTCAGGGACCTTGGATCGTTTCGGGAGACTTTAATTGCCCGTTAAATCCTGAGGACAGAATTGGTGCCGTTGTGAGATGCTCAGAAATTGCAGACTTTAGACAATGCTTGATGTACTGTGATTTATTTGATTTGACTACTACTGGATGCACTTTCACATGGAGTAATAAGCAAGATGAAGGAGATAAAGTAGTCTCTAAAATTGATCGAACTTTTATTAACACGGCTTGGCTGGACAAAAAATCGGAGTCCTTTGTGAATTACCCACCTCCGTGGTACTCAGATCATTGCCCCGGGATAATTTCATTTTGTCATGGTCATGCCTTGAAGCCAAAACCTTTTATGTTCTTCGATATGTGGTGCAAAGACAGTAACTTCATAGAGGTTGTGAATGATGTTTGGAAGTGTTAAGTTGAGGGGTATCCCATGTATCAGATTTTCCAGACGCTGAGAGCCTTGAAGCCAAAACTGAAAAAGTTGAATAGTTTGGCCTTTAGCCACATCGAGGAGAGGCTTCTCAAAGCTAAGCAAGAGTTGTTGGGCATCAGGGAACAGATTCACAACGGGGATTTAACAGAGAACAATATAAAACAGGAATTGCAGATGGCTAACCATGTAAAAAAGCTAAGTGACGCATACAACAGCTTCCTCTTTCAGAAAGCGAAGATTACCTGGCTAAAGGAGGGggacacaaatttaaaattcttCCACCAATGTATATAATAGAGGCGACACCAACAAAAAATCCTTGAAATTACTGATCTTGATGGGCAGCTTCAGATCTCTCAGGAAGGCATAAGAAAAGCTTTTGAAATCTACTATGTTGAGCTTCTAGGCACAGCGTCCAAGACCAAAAATGGAATCAACAGGGAGATTGTCAGGATGAGAAGGTTAATTTTAGAAGACCAGGCCCAGACTCTGACCCAAGAGTTCACAGATGATGACATTAAGG
This region includes:
- the LOC130820878 gene encoding uncharacterized protein LOC130820878, which encodes MDGYARRMWGFNNVDKVIPVKYGVFLIRFLNKEARDRALEMTNLLLDSFPIFIRQWEEGINLEALTFDKVPIWVRTYELPLKYWGSLNKLMYAIGDPIKADNATAKRNRIQYARYLVKMNINEEFSESLMFKNEDGMIVQYPIEYERRPIKCTSCNTMGHETQKCSQHAHLKEYNKVKKVWRPKQTTAPHSSSRKEIIAAQPAAQVIEGSEQGGQDQDLSKIGNHQLQEDTNDDKQGTDLRDSHQAADQVQRGKEDASPQMPNEQNTPFITVRRRQRSSVKYAQLEQTMSTSNNFETLSGTNDNGSNEEGRNGKNHDEKGNDNHDLDGQHRSMEYFNCPLNPEDRIGAVVRCSEIADFRQCLMYCDLFDLTTTGCTFTWSNKQDEGDKVVSKIDRTFINTAWLDKKSESFVNYPPPWYSDHCPGIISFCHGHALKPKPFMFFDMWCKDSNFIEIFQTLRALKPKLKKLNSLAFSHIEERLLKAKQELLGIREQIHNGDLTENNIKQELQMANHLQISQEGIRKAFEIYYVELLGTASKTKNGINREIVRMRRLILEDQAQTLTQEFTDDDIKEALFSIPGSKAPGPDGYNNTFFKEAWRTIGGDVCSAIKDFFKHGKLLNQINATKPTLIPKVQYPRNLERGTTWVLQGEERPKAGGPHVSSAIRHLHRIPVKAVAICTVSKGYQFHYRCKPLALNHLVFADDPILLFRGDYEPIMWNMRALATFAAASGLNANVGKSAIYTYNMKEEVKNKILHETRFKEDSLPFTYLGVRISVTDPFS